Proteins encoded by one window of Anaerolineales bacterium:
- the eda gene encoding bifunctional 4-hydroxy-2-oxoglutarate aldolase/2-dehydro-3-deoxy-phosphogluconate aldolase produces MNWVEQLGTLGVIPVVKIDQASQATQLAEALLTGGLPCVEITFRTDAALESMRSISASFPQMLLGAGTVLTVPQAQLAVQAGARYIVSPGMDRKVVEWCQAHDQAVLPGVATPSEIQLALEMGLRVLKFFPAEALGGIPYLEAIAAPFADLRFVPTGGISAARLADYLALPMVHAVGGSWLVTPRLLAAGDFPEITRLAREAVSIAASVRSRGSRK; encoded by the coding sequence ATGAATTGGGTCGAGCAGTTGGGGACGCTGGGGGTGATCCCGGTTGTCAAGATCGACCAGGCATCACAAGCCACGCAACTGGCGGAGGCCCTGCTGACCGGCGGGCTCCCCTGCGTCGAGATCACCTTTCGCACCGACGCAGCCTTGGAGTCCATGCGGTCGATCTCTGCCAGCTTCCCGCAGATGCTCTTGGGGGCGGGCACCGTACTCACAGTCCCCCAGGCCCAACTTGCCGTCCAAGCCGGCGCCCGCTACATCGTTTCCCCAGGGATGGACAGGAAGGTTGTCGAGTGGTGCCAGGCCCACGATCAGGCGGTCCTTCCGGGAGTGGCTACCCCTAGCGAGATTCAGTTGGCCCTGGAGATGGGACTGCGAGTCCTCAAGTTCTTCCCCGCTGAAGCCCTGGGGGGCATACCCTACCTCGAGGCCATCGCGGCACCATTCGCAGATCTCCGCTTTGTGCCAACGGGCGGAATCAGCGCCGCCCGCCTGGCAGACTACCTCGCACTGCCCATGGTCCACGCCGTCGGCGGGAGCTGGTTGGTTACCCCGCGCCTCCTGGCAGCCGGGGACTTCCCCGAGATTACCCGGCTGGCGCGCGAGGCCGTCTCAATCGCCGCCTCGGTGCGATCTAGAGGGAGCCGAAAGTGA